GTGGTGACCACGGTGATCAGGCACAGAGCGAGCTGCTCGCGCCCAAGGGCGTGCAGGACGCGCTGTGGGTCGCCTGCCGCTCGGTGAACTGCAGCCACGACCCCACGGACGCCGCCACCAGGATCAAAACCGCAAGGAAATGCAGGATCGGCAGAATCGACGCCTCGAAACGACGACGCGGACGACGTGGTCGGGGCGAGTGTGCGGGCGGGGCCATGGTGACTCCGACGAGGGGAGAAGAGGCAAGGGGCCGGCTGCGCCCGGCGTCGGGAGCGGACCGTCCGCCGCGCGGTGTGCGAGGGGCACGGGCACACGGGTTCGCCGATCGGCATGGGGGAGCGCACGGTAACGCTTCGAGGTCTGACGCCTACTGCAGGTGTTCGGCCGGTGTCGCCGCGGAGGCGGAGGCCGGAGCACCGAAAAACGAACATGCGCCTCCACCAGGGCGCCTGGCATCCTGAGCTCGTGCCGGCCCGTAACCGCAGACTGCCGCGCGGCCTGTCGTGGCCGCTCACCGCATCGGACATCCGCGCCGCTCTCGGCGAACAGGTGGGCGAGGGCGCCGACTTGGGCTTCGGCGACCACCCACACAGCGACGGAACCGTTCTGCACGTCGAGTGGGTCCCGCCGATCTCCTCCAACTACGGCAGCGGCATCCACCCTTCCCTGTGGTACAGCGTTCGCATCCGTGTCGCGCCACTTCCGTCTGCGGAACGGGCCGCGGTCCGCCGCGTTCTGCAGGAGCAGGCCCTGCCCGAACTCGCCGCATGGATCAGGGCGGCGCAGCGCGCACCGGAGGGCTGGACCCTGACGCGACGTAGCCGATCCTGGCGAACAGCTGGGAGTGCCGCTGTCCACAGGGACGACTGGCAGCCCTACCGTTGACGAACCGTCGAGCCGTCGAGCCGTCGAGCCGTCGAGCCGTCGAACGGTCAACCTTCACCGGGACAGGACGACTTCGACCGGACCGTGACTGCGAGGCGCGGCGAGGCGAGGGCATGGAGGGAGACCTCCCTCATCGCATACGCGAGAGCGATCGAAGTCCCGGCCATGTTGAGTCGTCAAGTTGTTCGATGTGCGGCGACACGTCAACGGTGCTGTGCTGGTAGGGAGCCCACACCTGACCAGACCCTCCATGGAGGTGACTCACCATGGCATCGTTCAAACTCGGTGACCCCGTGGCCGAGGACGCGCAGACCCAGTCGGCGATCTCCACAGACCTGGCTCCTCCGGTCATTCTCAGGGCGCAACCCGAATCGTTCGTACGCCTGAACACACCCGAAGAGCTGCGGGACTGGGAAGAGGCCGTCCGCGCCACCACAGGGATGCGCATCGACGCCACCCGGATGGGAGGCTCGGCGTCGGAGTCGTGCTCGTGCGGCTGCTCCGACGACTGCTGCGTGGACTGCCCCGTCTGATGATCCTCACGGTGTCCGTCGAGGACGACTTCCACACCCACGTCATCCGGGACGCAGCCGTCCGCCGCGGCTTCCGCGACTTCCACGTCCTCGAGTGCGACCGCATCAGCGGCCGTCCCGGCCTGACGTGGAGGTCGCACGGCGACGCATCCAGCACCGTCCTCACGTCCGAGGGGCGCACCATCCCCCTCGACGCGGTGTCGGTGCTGTGGTGGCGGCGGATGCGGGCGAACCAGCAGGCGTCCGCCCGCGCGTCGAGCGACCACCAGCAGCGCCTGGTCGACAACGACAGCCGGGGAGCCCTCGGCGGCATCCTCGCGGCGTCCTTCCGCGGCCAGTGGATCTCCACTCCCGAAGCGACCGACCGCGCTGCGGACAAGCTGTACCAGCTGTCCGTGGCGCGGGAGGCGGGTTTCCGGGTGCCGCGCACGCTCGTCTCCCAATCCCGCGACGAGGTGGCGGAGTTCGCCCGCACCGTGGACCGGGTGATCGTCAAACCGGTGGTGGGCGCGACCGGCCCGCTCATGTTCACCCAGTACATCGACGATCCGCAGGCCATCCCCGAGGAGTCCTTCAACGTGTGCCCGGCCGTCTACCAGGAGTACATCCCCGGCCGCAGGCACGTGCGGCTCAACTGCTTCGGCGAGCAGATGTACGCGGCCCTCATCGAGAGCGACCGCCTCGACTGGCGTCCCGACCTCAACGTGCCCATCTCCCGGTGGGAGGTGCCGCCCGACGTCGGCAGTCGGGTGGTGGAGGTACTGCGGCGCCTGGGGCTGCGTATGGGCGCCATCGACCTCAAGCTCACCCCGGACGGCGAGCCCGTCTGGCTGGAGGTCAACCCGCAGGGACAGTTCCTTTTCCTGCAACCGCTGCTCGGGGAACCGCTCGATGACCACTTCCTCGACTTTCTGCTCTCCTGCGCGAACGTCGGCGGGCCCGACCGGTGATCCGCGCGCCCCGCCTCCTTCATGCCGGCAGTCGCCCACCCGACGGCGCATCACGTCATCGACGTGATGCGCCCGGGCTCCGGCTGCGGCGAGCCGATGCAAGCTCGAGTCCGGTTGAGGTCGGGGCCGGCTCGACTGATCCCGTCGGTGCATCCGGTCAGGAATCCAGCAGCTCCTGACGGGGCTCTCGTAGGAGTGCCGACCCGTGTCGAGCCGCCACGCGGCGGCGGAGCGCGGCGCCCTCGAAGCCGAGGAGGAGTCCGAGGGCCAGGGCGGGAGCCGCCCAACCGGCCCGGTCGATCAGGTCGGGCGGGTCTGCCGTGGCGCGCGGGTCGGTGGCCGTAGCCCCGGCGCCGACCCCGGATTCCGGGAGTGCGCCGGCCCCTGCCACGGACTCCCGCGGTTCCCCGGAGGCCGCGCGCAACACTCCGAGGCCGTCGAGCAGCGCCCGCAGCTCCTCCGATCGCTGCGCCTTGTGCCAGCCTCCGACGCCCGAAGAGGTGGTCTCCTGCGGGACATCGAGCGTCGTGTGGACCCAGATGTCCTTGGTGCCGGACGCGAACGTGTACAGCTGGTCCGTCCGCCACGGCCTCGTGTCGGGGAGCATCCACGACACGGTGACCAGGTCGCGGACCTGGTCCATCCAGGTGTCCTCCGCTCCGCGGTCCGGAGCTTCCTCCGGACGCTCGCCGAGCTCGTCGCCCGTCTGCGGGAGGAGTCCTTCCAGGCGGGCGTAGTCCTCGGCCGTGCCGTACAACGACGCCGTTCGTGAGCTGGTCGGTGACACCAGCAGCACACTGGCCGGTCCGCCCGCAGCCGACGGTGGAGCCGTCAGGAGGAGCAGGACCAGAGCGGTCGTCAATGCGCCGGTGGCCGCCGCCAGTTGTCGCAGTCCACGCATCCGACACCCCGATCCGTCCCGTGCGGGCCGTCCGCACTCACCGTGCCACTCCGGGTACACCGCTCGATCCGCCGGGGTTCCCACCCCGGCGGCGCCCGCTCAGCCCGATGACTCGGCGATCTCCCGGGCCCGCTGCTTCGACGCCACGCCCTCCAGCCGCAGCGTGAGCGCGTTGTCGTGGACCCACAGCAAGGTGGGCCCCGCCGTTCGCTCGGAGCGGGTGAGGCGGGAGCCGTCCGCGGACGTCATCCAGAACCGCAGGAGGTGGGGCTGCGGGAACCACAACGCGCTGCGCGTCCGCCCGGTCAGCTCGATCCACTCGACCGCCTGCTCACCCGCCACCGTCTTGCCGAACTCGGGCGCCAGCCGGGCCGCGTACTCGTCGAGACGGACGGTGTGGCCGCGCTCGTCCCAGCAGAGGGTGATCACGAAGCGGCCCTTCGGCGCACGCGTCACGGACACCGCGTCCGGGGCGCCCAGCGCACTCGGCACGAGCGGAACGAACCCCGCCTGCCGGCCGGCTTCGGCGAGGGGGACCGGGTGGGGGCAGCCCGGCGCTCGTGCGCCCGGCGAAGGCGTCGCCGACGGGTCGTACCGCACGTGGACCCCGCCGAAGTCGAACCAGTCCGCCACCGCGGCCCGCACCGGAGGGGTCAGGACGAGCACGGTGAGCAGTCCGCACAGTGCGGCCGTCAGCGTGCGCCGGCGGAGCCCGGCCCACCGGTGCAGTGCCCGCAGCCGCTCGCCGGCGCCCCGTGGCACGGCCACCGGGATCGCTACCCGCTCGGCGACCATCCGCTGCAGGACCCGCTCGGCCATGGTCTCGCCCTCGTCGCCCCCCGGCCGGTCCAGCGTCCGCCCGAGCGCCCGCAACTCCTCGGGCAAGCGCGTGGCACGACCTCCGCCCTGCGTGATGCCGCCGCCCCGATGCCGCGTCCGCTTCCCGTTTCCGTCCGGCCCGTGGGGCCTGCCCGGCTCACTCATCCTCCTCACCTCCTCCCTCTTCCCCGAGGGACCTGCCCGGCTCCCACTCCGGCAGCAGGCGGCCCAGTCTGCGCAGCGCGCGGCTCAGGCGGGACTTCACCGTGCCCCGGGGCCAGCCCAGGGCCGCCGCTGTCTCGGGCTCGCCCATTTCCAGCAGGTAGCGGTAGGTGACGACCAGTCGGTGATCCTCGCTCAGCTTCTCCAGGGCGCCCAGGAGCGCGACGCGGCGCTCGCCCGCCAGCGCGGCGACGGCAGGGTCGGCCGACGACGATTTCAGTGGCTCGGCCTCGATGAAGGCCGCCTCGCGGTCGGCCAGAGACCGTTGGCGCCCTGCCGTCCGCACCGTGTTCCTCGTCTCGTTGGCCACGATCGACAGCAGCCACGGCCGGAACGCGGAGCCGTCCCGGAAGCGGCCCAGTGACCGGTAGGCCTTGAAGAAGGCCTGCTGCACGACGTCCTCCGCGTCCGCCCCGGCGCCGAGTGCCCGGGCCGCCCGCAGTGCGATGCCCGTGTGGGCGCGCACCAACTCCGCGTACGCCTCCGGCTTGCCGGCGCGTACGCGTGCGATCACCGCGGCCTCGTCGACGGTGCGGCCCCCCTCCCGCGTTCTCACAGCATGGGTACACCGTCCGCGCCGGATCGGTTCCCGTCCGTGTCCGGTCCACGGGGGTCTACGCGTCATCTCGGTATGCGGCGTCGTCGCACTTCGTCCAGCGGGTGCTCGTTCCCGGGCCTCGAACGCTTCCTACGGCGGTCACGGCGGTCACGGCGGTCACGGCGGTCACGGCGGTGACGGCGGTCACGGCGGTGAGGGTGCGTTCCAGACGGCGTCGGACCGACTGACGATCCGTCGGAGCTCGCGGGCCTGCCGTGGCGGCATGGCCTGCATCACGACATCGAGGAGGGCGCGGGCCTCGAAGGGGTCGTCGCAGCAGTCCGCGTGGGCGTTGCCCCACTCGTGGTCGTGCCACAGTTGGCGCTCGGGGCGGTGGACGTACGCCTTCCACAGGCGCAGGGCCGCGCCGACGTCTCCGGGGTTCAGGTAGTTGCGGCTGTGCTCGAGGTCGCGGATCAGGGACAGCGCGCGCGAGGACAAGCCGTCGATGACCGTCGTCGCTTCCCGTGTCCGGTGGCGTGGAGCGCCGGCCCGGATGCGTGTCGACCGTCTACGCGGCATGGGCCTTTCGGTTCGTCGTCATGCCGCACATCGTTGCTGCGATCGCGCACGGTGTCGAACGGATTGGCTCGTCCGCGGGTCGGCGGGACGCGCGGGTGCGGGACGGGAAGCGGATGTGTTCTCCGCCTCACCCGCGCGGGGCTTCGTGGCTTTGTCCGTGCTTAAGGCCGGTGGCGGAGGCTGCTCTCCGGGTCGCTGACGGCGCACAGGCGCCGGCTACCCGGATCAGGGATGTCGCGTCCGCGGGCGGAGACGGATCCGCTGCGGTGGCGCCGTCCCGATGGGGGCGGTGTGCCGGTCCGTCAGGACGGGCCGCTGCAGGATGCCGTGCCCGAACGGAGCCGTCTTCCGATATCGGTGGCCTTCTTCGCTGACACAGCGACTCCTGGCGTCCGTATTCGTTGTCAGAACAGCGGCCAGGCACGCTGGACAAGGTGAGTGCCTGGCGGAACACAGGAGAGCAGGCGCGCATGAACCCCAGTGCTCACATCGAGGCCGTCTACGCACAGGTCTGCCGGCGCAACGCCGGTGAGAGCGAGTTTCACCAGGCGGTGGGAGAGGTGCTGCACACGCTGGCGCCGGCGTTGCAGGCGCATCCGGAGTACGTCGACGCGCTGATCGCCGAGCGGCTGTGCGAGCCCGAGCGGCAGCTGATCTTCCGGGTGCCGTGGGTGGACGACGCCGGGCGGGTGCAGGTGAACCGCGGGTTCCGGGTGGAGTTCAGCAGCGCGCTCGGCCCCTACAAGGGTGGCCTGCGCTTCCACCCGAGCGTGAACCTCGGCATCGTGAAGTTCTTGGGCTTCGAGCAGATCTTCAAGAACGCGCTGACCGGACTGGCGATCGGCGGCGGCAAGGGCGGCTCGGACTTCGACCCCAAGGGTCGCAGCGACCACGAGGTCATGCGCTTCTGCCAGGCGTTCATGACCGAGCTGTACCGGCACCTGGGCGAGCACACCGACGTCCCCGCCGGCGACATCGGGGTGGGCGGGCGTGAGATCGGCTACCTCTTCGGCCAGTACAAGCGGATCACCAACCGCTTCGAGGCGGGAGTTCTGACCGGCAAGGGGGTCTCCTGGGGCGGCTCGCAGGCCCGGACCGAGGCCACCGGCTACGGTGCGGTGTACTTCGCGCAGGAGATGCTGGCCACGCGCGGACAAGGTCTGGACGGCCGCAAGGCCGTGATCTCCGGCTCGGGGAACGTGGCGCTCTACGCGATCGAGAAGGTGCACGCCCTGGGCGGGTCCGTGGTGGCCTGCTCGGATTCGTCCGGATACCTGGTCGACGCGGACGGCATCGACCTGGAGCTGCTGAAAACGGTGAAGGAGGTGCGGCGGGCCCGGCTGTCGGCTTACGCGGAGGCCAAGCCCGGAGCGCGGTTCTCCGACCGGGGCTCGGTCTTCGAGGTGCCCTGCGACATCGCGCTGCCGTGTGCCACGCAGAACGAACTGGGCGGACAGGAAGCCGGGGCGCTGGTGAAGAACGGTGTCCTGGCCGTCGCCGAAGGCGCCAACATGCCGTGCACTCCTGAGGCGATCGAGGTCTTCCGCGAGGCGGGCGTCCTCTTCGGTCCCGGCAAGGCCGCCAATGCGGGCGGCGTGGCCACCTCCGCGCTGGAGATGCAGCAGAACGCCTCCCGGGACGTGTGGACCTTCGAACAGACCGAGACCCGCCTGGCGGCTGTCATGCGCAGTGTCCACGCCCAGTGCCGGACCACCGCCGAGACCTACGGGGGCACCCCCGACGACTACGTCCTGGGCGCCAACATCGCGGGCTTCCTGAGGGTGGCGGAGGCGATGACGGCTCAGGGCGTCGTCTAGCGCCCCCGGAAGTCGCGGCACGCGGGCACACCGTTCATGGACGGTGTGCCGCACGGGGGCCGTCGTGGGGGGCGCCGGCGCCCGCCGCAGTGATGCAGCCCCTGCCCATAGCCACTCGGAAGAGCGCAGGGGCCGCGCCTCCTACGCCCGCAGGGCCGCGAAAAGCAGGTCCCGGGAGTCGGACCAGCGCTGTACGAGATCAGCGCGACGGGTGAGCCGCGCGGAGATGTGCTGGGTGCCGAAGAACGCGGAGACCAGCGTGTGGGCCGCGGCGTCGGGCGAGACGCCCTCGCGCAGTTCCCCGGCCTCCGCCGCCTCCACCAGCAGCTCCGTCAGCAGGCTGATCCAGCCGATGTAGGGCTGCGGCAACAGGCCGTCCGGCAGGGGCTGTTCCATCTGCAGTCGCGCCCCGCCCTGCACGACCACGTCGTCCTGGAAGGCCTGGGCGGTCCGGTCGAGCAGTTCACCCACGGTGTCCAGCGGGCCGAGCCCCTTGGCCTGGGCCGCTTGCAGCAGTGCGGGCCAGCGGTGGTAGTGCGCCTCGACGACCGCGATCGTCAGCGCTTCCTTGGTGGGGTAGTGGAAGTACACCGCGCCCTTGGTCATCCCCACATGGTCGGCGACGTCCTTGACGGACGTCTTGCCGTACCCGCGCTCGTCGAAGAGCTGCGCGGCGGCGTCCAGGATCTGCTTGCGGGTGTGCGCGGCCCGCTCCTGCTGCAGTTCAGGGCTGCGGCCGTGCAGGGCGATGCTGCCCGGGCTGCGCTCGGGTACCGGGAAGGTGGCCCGGTGCTTCTTCAGTTCCACGATGTCTCCGCTCACGGTCGCGTCCAACCCCCGTTGCAATATACCTTCCCGCAGGTATATTTTTCACCGAACAGCCGGTGACCGACCACCACGCAAGGTCACGGCTGTGCGGTACAGCCGCTTCCGGAGGGGGAAATTCATGTATGACACCGACATAGCGCCCGGCGACACGACCGCCAGGCACTGTGCCGATGTACATGTTCCGCGTGCTCTGGTCCACAAGAGCGCGGACCGTGAGGTCCTGTTATCGACCGTGCGTCCACTGGGCGACGACCGCTTCGCGGTCCGACCGCGTTGGCCGCACGACCATCTGCTGCACCACTGCGCCGCCGACGGGACTCGGGACTCCCTGGTCGTCGTCGAGACCATGCGGCAGGCGGGGATCTACCTCTCGCACCGCTTCCACGATGTCCCGGCGGACCACGCGTTCGTCCTGCACGGCTTCGACTTCCGCCTCGACGCGCCGCTGCGCGACAGCGGCGACGGAGCCGACGTCGTGTTCGACGTCGTCCTGCGTCGCGTGCCCGGCAGCCCGCGCCGCTTCCGCCTGACGGCCGAGGCGGACCTCCTCGTCGGCGGCCGCCCGGCGGGCCACGCCAGCATGCGGTGGGACGCGCTGCCGCCCGCGCAGTACGCCCTCGTACGCAGCCGCAGCGCCGCCGTGGCAGCTCCCTTCGACGTCACCGACCTCACGGCAGAGGCCCGGATCCTGCCGCCGGCCGCGGTCGGCCGTGACCACGACGACGCCGTGCTGCTCGCGAGTCTGGGCGACGCGTCGGCCGGATGGCAGCTCAGAGAGGACACCGGGCATCCCGCCCTCTTCGACCACGGCAGTGACCACGTCCCGGGGATGGTGATCGTCGAGGGGTTCCGGCAGGCCGTCCTCGTCCGCGCCGCCGCGGACGCCGCGGACGCCCGGGCCCTCGGCTCGCTGCAGACGTCGTTCCTCGCGTTCGGCGAGCTCGGACAGCCCGTCACCATCACCGCGGAGCCCGAGAGCGCCGGCGCCTACCTGCTGGCCGCCCGCCAGGGAACGCGCACCCTGGCCACCGCACTCGCCACCATCGGCGCAGCCGCCGCCCCGCTGGACGGCCTCCTCGCCGGGGCCGGTGCTGTCGCGTGCTGAGTGACCTGGGCAAGACACTGGACGTCGCCCGCGAGGACCGCCTCCTCCTCGACGAGACATGCCGGCTCACCGACCGGCTCGCTGACTCCCTTGCCGACAACGGATTCGCCCGGCACTTCGTGCCCGAGCGCTGGAACGGCGGCGCCGGCACCTTCACCGCGCTCCTGGACGCGGTCTCCGAGCTCGCCGAGACCTGTGCGTCCACCGCCTGGTGCGCCGCGCTGTACGCGGCCCACGGCAGGCTCGCCGGCTATCTGCCCGAAGCCGGGCAGCGGGAGATCTGGGGCGAGGGCCCCGACGTGCGCGTGGCCGCGTCCGTCGTCCCGCCCCAGGGCAGCGCCGTCCGCGCGGACGGCGGCTGGCGTCTGACGGGCAGGTGGGCCACGGCCAGCGGCGTCGACCAGGCCGAGTGGCTGCTGCTCGCCTCCTGGGTGACGCAGGACCGCGACCCGGCCGGCGAGACGCGGGAGCACCGGATCTTCGCCGTGCGGCGCCACGAGATGAAGGTGCTGCGCACCTGGCGCCCGGTGGGACTGCGCGGCACCGGCAGCAACACGGTGGAGGGCGACGTCCTGGTCCCCGACCACCTCACCTTCACGCTGGAAGACCTGGGGCGCGTCCGGCCGCACGCCGCCCGCTGTCATAGCGTGCCGTTCTCCCTGGTGGCGTCCCTCATCTTCGCCGCGCCGGTGCTCGGGGCCGCCGAAGGGGCGTTGCGCACCTGGTGGGAGACGCAGATCCGGCGCGTGCGCCCCGGCGGCGGCACCGCCGTCCAGCCCCTGGTGCTGGCCAGGGCGTCGGCGCACATCCAGGCGGCGCGACTGCTCCTCGAGCGTGTCGCGCAGCGCGCCGACCACGCGCCCGTGACGCCCGTGCTCGTCGCCGAGAACCAGCGTGACGTCACGGTGGCCGTGGAACTCTGCGGCGCGGCCGTCGACGAGCTCTTCCATGCGGCGGGGCTCCGCGCGCTGGAGGAGGACGACGCACTCCAGCGCCACTGGCGCGACATCACCGCGGCCCGCACCCACGGCACCCTCAACGTCGGTTCGGCGGCCTCCGGTTACGCCGACGCTCTGCTCGCCGCGCGCGTGGGGGAGGAGGCCCGATGACCCGCCGGACACCTCCGCGCATCGATGTGCCCGGTGGGCCCCGGGTGGCGGTCGGCGACGATCCGGTCCTCGCCCCGTCGTGCGTCGCGCGGGGCAGGCGCTCCCTCGGCATCCGAACCCGTCCGCGCTCCGGGCGGAGCGCGCTGCTGCACGTGAGCTGACTCGTCCTCGCCCGGTCGGCCATGGGCCGGCCGGGATCGGACAGGGAGAGAAACATACCTTTGGGAGGGTTTTTTGTTCAGCAGCGGCAGATACGACGACCCGCCACCGCCGTCCCCGACCCCACCACGTTCCCCGTAGGAAGGCAGCAGACGGACATGAGCGCACCGAGCATCGGGCCACAGGCCCTGAGACTCTTCCAGTACGCCTCGGCCCGCAGCGACTGGACCGTCCGCAGTGCCTGCGAGCAACTCGACACCACCGTCGACGAGATCGAGCACGCCCGCGGTCAGCTGATCGGCCTGGGCCTCCTCGTCGAGTCGCCCGACGGCGCACCGGCGGCCAAGGCCACCGCTCCCGAGGCCGCGCTGCTGCGGCTGCTCACCGCCGAGGAGGAGGCCACCGCCCGCCTGGCCGACCGGATCCGTCGCACCCGCGAGCAGATCGACGCGATGCGCGAGGTGTTCCTGCCGCTGCACGTCGCCCGCAGCGGCACGCTCGGCGACGAAGTGATCACCGGCGCCGACCGGATCGCGCGCGTGCTCGGGGACACCGCCGACATCGCGACCTCGGAGATCCTCAGCATGCATCCGGGGCCCGTGCGGCCGTCGGAGGTGCTCGCCGAGGGACTGCGTCGCGACGTGCAGGTCCTGGAGCGCGGCGTGACCATGCGCTGCATCCACCTGCGGCCGATGACCCGCATCGTCCACTCGATGAACCATCTGCAGGAACTGCGCTCCGCGGGCGCCCAGGTCAGGATCGCCAACATCGTGCCGTTCCGCTTCATCCTCGTCGACCGGGTGCAGGCCCTGGTGCCCGCGCTCCACACCAACGCGGCCAACGCCATGATGGTGCTGCGCGGCGAGGCCGTCACCGCCCTGCTGGTCAAGGTCTTCGAGATGTGCTGGGCCTCCTCGGTGCCCCTGGACGACACCGGCGCCGGTGAGGAACCCGGGCTCACCTCCCAGCAGTTGTGCGTGCTGCGGCTGATGTCCACCGGACGCAAGGACGAATCCATCGCCCGCGAAATCGGCGTGTCCGTACGGACGTTGCGTCGCGTCATGGCCGACCTGATGGCGCAGCTCGGCGTGCAGAGCCGCTTCCAGGCGGGAGTCAGGGCAGCGCGGACGGGCCTTCTCGACTAGGGCGCGGGCAGGCGTCGCCCGGCGGACGGGACTGTCGAACACGCCCAGGCCGCGGGGCAGGGCCGCGGCGCGATCCGAACGACGGGCCCCCGGCAGGGAACGTGGTGGGGGCGGGCGCGCCGGCCCCGGGCAAGGGGCGCGCGACGGGCGCCGCTCGGCCGGCCACCGCCCGCCCCGTGGCCCGGCGCCGCTCACTTCCGTGCCGCACCGCGCCCGGCGTGCGGCTCCGCGCCCTGCCCGCGTCGCCCTGTCCGCTACCGGCCACGCCGCAGGGTGCCGCGCCTGCGCTCTGGCGGCCCGCCTTCGCCGCTCACACGATGGGGTTCCGGCACAACGTCCGTGAGTCAGGAGCCCTCGTGTTCGACCCCGCACTCCTCCGGTCCCTCACGGGCACCCCGATGCAGGTCCGTTGCGCCGTCGTGCCCGCCAGGCTGTCCGCCGCCGGTGCCGTGCCGGGCGCGAGCGGGTGGGCCGTACTGCGGGTGACCGTGCGCAACGCGGGCAGCGTCGGACAGGGCGAGGCAGCCCTGCGGCCTTCCCTGGACGCACACGGACCGGACGTCCTGCGCGACCAGTTCGCCTCCGCCAGGGGCGGCCTGGAACGGATGATCAGCCCCCTCCAACTGCCCGGGCTGCTCGCGCCGGGCCCCCTGCGCAGCGCCCTCGACTCCGCCCTGTGGGACCTGCTCGCCAAGCGCAGCGGACAGCGCGCGTGGGAGCTGCTGGGCATGCCGCCGCCACGACCGGTGCCCGCCGTCCGCACGGTCTCCCCGGTGGCGACCGAACTGCTGGAGCGGGAGCTGAAGGACGGCGAGGACTTCGCCTCCCTCAGGCTCGAGCTCGGCGCGGGCGGTCTCGCCGACGACCTGGCCAGGCTGACGGCCGTACGCCGACTGCGGCCCGACGCGTGGCTGATGGTCGACGCCCGCGGGGCCTGGGACGCCGACCGGCTCCAGGTGATGCTGCCGATCCTCCACGCCCACGGCGTGCGCATGCTCGAACAGCCGCTGCCGCAGACCCGGTCCGCTGTTCTCGCCGCGCTGCCGCGCCCCTTCCCGATCATCGCCTCCCTGACCCACGAGCAGAGCACCGACCTGGGGCGTCTCGGGGAGCGCTATGACGGCGTCAACCTCTCGCTCGACGCCGTGGGCGGCCTGACGGCGGCCCTGGGCATCATGGAACAGGCCGGTCAACGGGGTCTTGCCGTGCTGCTCGACTCGCCCCCCGCGACCTCCCTCTCCTGCGCGCCCGTGCTGCACGCGGCGGCGGGCGCCGACCATGTCACCCTGCCGCGGTGGCTGGACGCCTCGGGAGCCGGTGCCCCGACACTGCAAGGGGAGGGCGGGATGCTGATCCCGCCCTCCCCTGCGCTGTGGGGGTAGGCCCTTGCCCGCGGGCCGCTCCTCAACCCCAGATCAGATCGTCGTCGCTGAGCCGGCGGATGACGACGGCAGTCGGTTCGACCATGGAATCACGCACAGGGATGACCTTTCATCAGGGAAGTCCGGACGCGTCGCAGCGTCTT
The window above is part of the Streptomyces sp. NBC_00425 genome. Proteins encoded here:
- a CDS encoding RNA polymerase sigma factor → MRTREGGRTVDEAAVIARVRAGKPEAYAELVRAHTGIALRAARALGAGADAEDVVQQAFFKAYRSLGRFRDGSAFRPWLLSIVANETRNTVRTAGRQRSLADREAAFIEAEPLKSSSADPAVAALAGERRVALLGALEKLSEDHRLVVTYRYLLEMGEPETAAALGWPRGTVKSRLSRALRRLGRLLPEWEPGRSLGEEGGGEEDE
- a CDS encoding acyl-CoA dehydrogenase family protein, with product MLSDLGKTLDVAREDRLLLDETCRLTDRLADSLADNGFARHFVPERWNGGAGTFTALLDAVSELAETCASTAWCAALYAAHGRLAGYLPEAGQREIWGEGPDVRVAASVVPPQGSAVRADGGWRLTGRWATASGVDQAEWLLLASWVTQDRDPAGETREHRIFAVRRHEMKVLRTWRPVGLRGTGSNTVEGDVLVPDHLTFTLEDLGRVRPHAARCHSVPFSLVASLIFAAPVLGAAEGALRTWWETQIRRVRPGGGTAVQPLVLARASAHIQAARLLLERVAQRADHAPVTPVLVAENQRDVTVAVELCGAAVDELFHAAGLRALEEDDALQRHWRDITAARTHGTLNVGSAASGYADALLAARVGEEAR
- a CDS encoding ScbR family autoregulator-binding transcription factor, producing MSGDIVELKKHRATFPVPERSPGSIALHGRSPELQQERAAHTRKQILDAAAQLFDERGYGKTSVKDVADHVGMTKGAVYFHYPTKEALTIAVVEAHYHRWPALLQAAQAKGLGPLDTVGELLDRTAQAFQDDVVVQGGARLQMEQPLPDGLLPQPYIGWISLLTELLVEAAEAGELREGVSPDAAAHTLVSAFFGTQHISARLTRRADLVQRWSDSRDLLFAALRA
- a CDS encoding helix-turn-helix transcriptional regulator translates to MSAPSIGPQALRLFQYASARSDWTVRSACEQLDTTVDEIEHARGQLIGLGLLVESPDGAPAAKATAPEAALLRLLTAEEEATARLADRIRRTREQIDAMREVFLPLHVARSGTLGDEVITGADRIARVLGDTADIATSEILSMHPGPVRPSEVLAEGLRRDVQVLERGVTMRCIHLRPMTRIVHSMNHLQELRSAGAQVRIANIVPFRFILVDRVQALVPALHTNAANAMMVLRGEAVTALLVKVFEMCWASSVPLDDTGAGEEPGLTSQQLCVLRLMSTGRKDESIAREIGVSVRTLRRVMADLMAQLGVQSRFQAGVRAARTGLLD
- the gdhA gene encoding NADP-specific glutamate dehydrogenase; translated protein: MNPSAHIEAVYAQVCRRNAGESEFHQAVGEVLHTLAPALQAHPEYVDALIAERLCEPERQLIFRVPWVDDAGRVQVNRGFRVEFSSALGPYKGGLRFHPSVNLGIVKFLGFEQIFKNALTGLAIGGGKGGSDFDPKGRSDHEVMRFCQAFMTELYRHLGEHTDVPAGDIGVGGREIGYLFGQYKRITNRFEAGVLTGKGVSWGGSQARTEATGYGAVYFAQEMLATRGQGLDGRKAVISGSGNVALYAIEKVHALGGSVVACSDSSGYLVDADGIDLELLKTVKEVRRARLSAYAEAKPGARFSDRGSVFEVPCDIALPCATQNELGGQEAGALVKNGVLAVAEGANMPCTPEAIEVFREAGVLFGPGKAANAGGVATSALEMQQNASRDVWTFEQTETRLAAVMRSVHAQCRTTAETYGGTPDDYVLGANIAGFLRVAEAMTAQGVV
- a CDS encoding ATP-grasp domain-containing protein, with translation MRLLRRLLRGLPRLMILTVSVEDDFHTHVIRDAAVRRGFRDFHVLECDRISGRPGLTWRSHGDASSTVLTSEGRTIPLDAVSVLWWRRMRANQQASARASSDHQQRLVDNDSRGALGGILAASFRGQWISTPEATDRAADKLYQLSVAREAGFRVPRTLVSQSRDEVAEFARTVDRVIVKPVVGATGPLMFTQYIDDPQAIPEESFNVCPAVYQEYIPGRRHVRLNCFGEQMYAALIESDRLDWRPDLNVPISRWEVPPDVGSRVVEVLRRLGLRMGAIDLKLTPDGEPVWLEVNPQGQFLFLQPLLGEPLDDHFLDFLLSCANVGGPDR
- a CDS encoding ScbA/BarX family gamma-butyrolactone biosynthesis protein, producing MYDTDIAPGDTTARHCADVHVPRALVHKSADREVLLSTVRPLGDDRFAVRPRWPHDHLLHHCAADGTRDSLVVVETMRQAGIYLSHRFHDVPADHAFVLHGFDFRLDAPLRDSGDGADVVFDVVLRRVPGSPRRFRLTAEADLLVGGRPAGHASMRWDALPPAQYALVRSRSAAVAAPFDVTDLTAEARILPPAAVGRDHDDAVLLASLGDASAGWQLREDTGHPALFDHGSDHVPGMVIVEGFRQAVLVRAAADAADARALGSLQTSFLAFGELGQPVTITAEPESAGAYLLAARQGTRTLATALATIGAAAAPLDGLLAGAGAVAC